From Vogesella sp. XCS3, the proteins below share one genomic window:
- the lptF gene encoding LPS export ABC transporter permease LptF yields the protein MLFQKSLTRELTYTSIGVFSILLAILLSTQTINMLGRAAQGRIASDAIFALIGFWSIGFFPVLMILTIFVSVIVTLTRMWREHEMAVWMASGKSLTDWVGPVLRFALPLSLLIAVGTTVIEPWAVQRSKEYAETLKQREEMTALSPGVFKESRSSDRVYFIESYSVLSGATRNVFVQSIKAGEVSSIFAKAGQLSTDKDGNRVLILAHGSRYTGEPGSGAFEVAEFEHYTLKISDTEKIVRPELDSETRPTLQLLGSSNPADRAELAWRLSLPLCALILAVLAIPLSYFNPRAGHAYNLVFALGAYLVYQNLMWLLRDAIGSGKLSSALAILPAHAAMLALAAALLYYHNRPAEPWLTRMKRLLRRKSA from the coding sequence ATGCTTTTTCAGAAAAGCCTTACCCGAGAGCTGACTTATACCAGTATCGGGGTGTTTTCCATCTTGCTCGCCATTCTGCTGAGCACCCAAACCATCAACATGCTGGGCCGCGCCGCACAGGGGCGCATCGCCAGCGATGCCATTTTTGCGCTGATCGGCTTCTGGTCGATCGGTTTCTTCCCGGTACTGATGATTCTCACCATCTTCGTCAGCGTTATTGTCACGCTTACCCGCATGTGGCGCGAGCATGAAATGGCTGTCTGGATGGCCAGTGGCAAATCGCTCACGGATTGGGTAGGGCCGGTATTGCGCTTTGCGCTACCGCTGTCATTGCTGATTGCCGTCGGCACGACGGTGATCGAACCGTGGGCAGTGCAACGCAGCAAGGAGTACGCCGAAACCCTGAAACAGCGCGAAGAAATGACCGCACTGTCGCCCGGCGTGTTCAAGGAGTCGCGCAGCAGCGACCGCGTGTACTTCATCGAAAGCTACTCGGTACTGAGTGGCGCCACCCGCAATGTGTTTGTACAGAGCATCAAGGCGGGCGAGGTGTCATCCATTTTTGCCAAGGCAGGCCAGCTCAGCACCGACAAGGACGGCAACCGCGTGCTGATCCTTGCGCATGGCAGCCGCTACACCGGCGAGCCGGGCTCGGGCGCGTTTGAAGTGGCCGAGTTCGAGCACTACACACTCAAAATCAGCGATACCGAAAAGATTGTCCGCCCGGAGCTGGATAGCGAAACGCGGCCAACCTTGCAGCTACTGGGCAGCAGCAACCCGGCCGACCGCGCAGAGCTGGCATGGCGGCTATCCCTGCCGCTTTGTGCACTGATACTGGCTGTACTGGCCATTCCGCTGAGCTACTTCAACCCGCGAGCCGGCCACGCTTACAACCTGGTTTTCGCACTGGGCGCCTACCTGGTGTACCAGAACCTGATGTGGCTGCTACGCGACGCCATCGGCAGCGGCAAGCTTTCCAGTGCGCTGGCCATCCTGCCCGCGCACGCCGCCATGCTGGCACTGGCTGCCGCCCTGTTGTACTACCATAACCGCCCTGCCGAACCCTGGCTTACCCGTATGAAACGATTGCTGCGGAGGAAGTCCGCATGA
- a CDS encoding DNA polymerase III subunit chi — protein MTRIDFYTGVANVQAFACRAAQTVYRKEERLLVVLPDDQALQAFSRALWSFGDTSFIAHCEWNAAEASSSRIWLATHFDIPAGPTVLLNLGEKMPVNPAGFSRILEVVSQEEASRAVARTRYRAYLDLGFDIHHHDMSDAA, from the coding sequence ATGACGCGGATTGATTTTTATACAGGTGTCGCCAATGTGCAGGCTTTTGCCTGCCGTGCGGCACAAACTGTATACCGCAAGGAAGAACGGCTGCTGGTCGTTCTTCCTGACGACCAGGCGCTGCAGGCTTTTAGCCGGGCGCTTTGGTCTTTTGGCGATACCAGTTTCATTGCGCATTGCGAGTGGAACGCCGCCGAGGCATCTTCGTCGCGTATCTGGCTCGCCACCCATTTCGATATACCTGCCGGCCCGACAGTTTTATTGAACCTGGGTGAAAAAATGCCTGTCAACCCAGCGGGATTTTCCCGTATTCTGGAAGTGGTTAGCCAGGAGGAGGCCTCCCGGGCAGTAGCGCGTACACGCTACCGTGCCTACCTCGACCTGGGCTTTGATATTCACCATCACGACATGAGTGATGCCGCATGA
- a CDS encoding lytic transglycosylase domain-containing protein, which yields MQKRFSLLGFALIPLLSHALSDSQLFDAREAYRKGDTATLASLAGQADKNLLDAYPAYWLALKALETGDSNPARQFVNRYRSGYLVERTLNELLEDMGRRGQWDELLKTAPVLADNARDAETGCFVSLATLQKQQNAKPDRSYLAGNLADGCNRLIDAQAARGLLDSAQTQARLRQLITGNFITTARRLAAAANLEDNFFRPGSTEQQAQALVTRGKSDISGALAQLAGNSQLSAAQRGFVYGQLGLLAARRLDMATALSAYGQADPAQLNDEQWEWWLRAALRQEDWGRVEQIASAMPDALASKPAWQYWRARAMKAQGRLPEAMPVFVKTSFEHSYYGLLAKEELGVTLEAPPARIVVDDATSRAVAADPGIAQALALFELAERSNRAEWREEGRRVWRWALRERSDLQLLAAADIARQRNLYDMAIHAAERTRDNHDFSLRYLSPYRDITRTYAQQLDIDEAWVYGLIRQESRFLNVARSGVGASGLMQLMPATAKWVAGKMGLPGYQINDINDNIRLGTWYLRHVLDSLQGQPVLATAAYNAGPGRARGWQTVRPLEGAIYTETIPFNETRDYVQKVMANAVYYAGAFRQGNATLKARLGTIPPR from the coding sequence ATGCAAAAACGATTCTCCCTGCTGGGTTTCGCCCTGATTCCGCTGCTAAGCCACGCCTTGAGCGATAGCCAGCTATTTGATGCACGCGAAGCCTACCGTAAAGGCGACACCGCCACCCTGGCAAGTCTGGCCGGCCAGGCTGACAAAAACCTGCTGGATGCCTACCCGGCGTACTGGCTGGCGCTAAAAGCACTCGAAACCGGCGACAGCAACCCGGCGCGCCAGTTTGTGAACCGCTACCGCAGCGGCTACCTGGTAGAACGCACCCTGAACGAGCTACTGGAAGACATGGGCCGGCGCGGCCAATGGGACGAACTGCTGAAAACCGCCCCGGTGCTGGCCGACAACGCCCGCGACGCCGAAACCGGCTGCTTCGTCAGCCTGGCCACCCTGCAAAAACAGCAAAACGCCAAACCCGACCGCAGCTATCTGGCCGGCAACCTGGCCGACGGCTGCAACCGCCTGATCGACGCCCAAGCCGCCCGCGGCCTGCTCGATAGCGCGCAAACGCAGGCGCGCCTGCGCCAGCTGATTACCGGCAATTTCATTACCACCGCGCGGCGGCTGGCTGCTGCGGCCAACCTGGAAGACAACTTCTTCCGCCCCGGCAGCACCGAACAACAAGCGCAGGCACTGGTCACGCGCGGCAAAAGCGACATAAGCGGCGCGCTGGCGCAATTGGCTGGCAACAGCCAGCTATCTGCGGCGCAGCGTGGCTTCGTCTACGGCCAGCTGGGCTTGCTGGCTGCACGCCGCCTGGATATGGCCACGGCGCTAAGCGCCTACGGCCAAGCCGACCCGGCACAGCTCAACGACGAGCAATGGGAATGGTGGCTACGCGCTGCCCTGCGCCAGGAAGACTGGGGCCGTGTGGAGCAGATCGCCAGCGCCATGCCGGATGCCCTTGCCAGCAAGCCTGCCTGGCAATATTGGCGCGCCCGCGCCATGAAAGCGCAAGGCCGCCTGCCGGAGGCTATGCCGGTGTTCGTGAAAACCAGCTTCGAGCACAGCTATTACGGCCTGCTGGCCAAGGAAGAGCTGGGTGTGACGCTGGAAGCGCCGCCGGCCAGAATCGTAGTAGACGACGCCACCAGCCGCGCGGTGGCAGCCGACCCCGGCATCGCCCAGGCCCTGGCCCTGTTTGAGCTGGCCGAGCGCAGCAACCGCGCCGAATGGCGCGAAGAAGGCCGCCGGGTGTGGCGCTGGGCACTACGCGAGCGCAGCGACCTGCAACTGCTGGCCGCCGCCGACATTGCCCGCCAGCGCAACCTGTACGACATGGCCATCCACGCCGCCGAACGCACCCGTGACAACCACGACTTCAGCCTGCGCTACCTGTCGCCCTACCGTGACATTACCCGCACCTACGCCCAGCAGCTGGATATCGATGAAGCCTGGGTATACGGCCTGATCCGCCAGGAAAGCCGCTTTCTGAACGTGGCGCGCTCCGGCGTGGGCGCCAGCGGCCTGATGCAGCTGATGCCGGCCACCGCCAAATGGGTAGCGGGCAAGATGGGCTTGCCGGGCTACCAGATCAACGACATCAACGACAATATCCGCCTGGGCACCTGGTATTTACGCCATGTGCTGGATAGTTTGCAGGGTCAGCCGGTACTGGCCACGGCGGCCTATAATGCGGGGCCGGGGCGAGCCCGCGGCTGGCAAACCGTGCGGCCACTGGAAGGGGCCATTTATACCGAAACCATCCCCTTCAACGAAACGCGCGACTACGTACAGAAGGTGATGGCCAACGCCGTGTATTACGCGGGGGCTTTCCGCCAGGGCAATGCCACACTCAAAGCACGGCTTGGCACAATTCCGCCACGCTAA
- a CDS encoding leucyl aminopeptidase — protein MEFNIKSGSPEKQRVACVVVGVYETRKLSFAADLLDRISNGFITDVLKRGDMDGKLGTTLILHSVPHTLCDRVMLVGLGKERDFRAKEYREAIRASVKALAATQSNEVVSYLSELHVKKHDVEWMVEQATVVTLDTLYRFDKFKSRLDEVREPRKMTLAVPRRSDLTDGERGQQRGQAIAAGMKLAKDLANAPGNVCTPVYLAEAARDMALAFGAEAEVMGPAELDALKMHSFLSVAKGSDEEARFVVLKHFGAKDKNDRPIVLVGKGLTFDSGGISLKPGEGMDEMKYDMGGAAAVIGAFRAAVEMKLPLNLICVVATCENMPSGRALKPGDIVTSMSGQTIEVLNTDAEGRLVLCDALTYVERFNPATVVDVATLTGACVVALGHIATGLYSNQDSLAKELWAAGEEVGDRAWHMPLWDEYQELLKSPFADMANIGGRAGGSVSAACFLSRFAKAYDWAHLDIAGTAWRGGKDKGATGRPVPMLVQFLQDRADIALGNVVRRGRPRREVVETTEDDAD, from the coding sequence ATGGAGTTTAACATTAAAAGCGGAAGCCCGGAAAAACAGCGCGTAGCCTGCGTTGTGGTCGGTGTTTACGAAACCCGCAAGCTGTCTTTTGCTGCCGACCTGCTTGACCGCATATCGAACGGCTTCATTACCGATGTGCTCAAGCGTGGCGACATGGACGGCAAGCTGGGCACCACCCTGATCCTGCATTCCGTGCCGCATACCCTGTGTGACCGCGTCATGCTGGTGGGCTTGGGTAAAGAGCGGGACTTCCGTGCCAAAGAGTACCGTGAAGCCATCCGCGCCTCGGTAAAAGCCCTGGCCGCGACCCAGTCCAACGAAGTGGTGAGCTACCTGTCCGAACTGCACGTGAAGAAGCACGATGTGGAGTGGATGGTAGAGCAGGCCACCGTGGTAACGCTGGATACCCTGTACCGTTTTGACAAGTTCAAGTCGCGCCTGGATGAAGTGCGCGAGCCGCGCAAGATGACGCTGGCTGTGCCACGCCGCAGCGACCTGACCGACGGCGAGCGCGGTCAGCAGCGTGGCCAGGCCATTGCTGCCGGCATGAAGCTGGCCAAAGATCTGGCCAACGCACCGGGCAACGTCTGCACGCCGGTATATCTGGCCGAAGCTGCGCGCGACATGGCGCTGGCTTTTGGTGCCGAGGCCGAAGTAATGGGCCCGGCCGAGCTGGATGCGCTGAAGATGCATTCCTTCCTGTCCGTGGCCAAAGGCAGCGACGAAGAAGCGCGCTTCGTGGTGCTCAAACACTTTGGTGCCAAAGACAAAAACGACCGTCCTATCGTACTGGTAGGCAAGGGTCTGACCTTCGACTCCGGTGGTATTTCGCTGAAGCCGGGCGAGGGCATGGACGAAATGAAGTACGACATGGGTGGCGCTGCTGCCGTGATCGGTGCCTTCCGTGCCGCTGTCGAAATGAAACTGCCGCTCAACCTGATTTGCGTGGTGGCTACCTGCGAAAACATGCCGTCCGGCCGTGCGCTGAAGCCGGGCGATATCGTGACTTCCATGTCCGGCCAGACCATCGAAGTGCTGAACACCGACGCCGAAGGCCGCCTGGTACTGTGCGATGCGCTGACTTACGTCGAGCGCTTCAACCCGGCTACCGTGGTAGACGTGGCGACGCTGACCGGCGCGTGCGTGGTAGCGCTAGGCCACATTGCTACCGGCCTGTACAGCAACCAGGACAGCCTGGCCAAAGAGCTGTGGGCTGCCGGTGAAGAGGTAGGCGACCGCGCCTGGCACATGCCGCTGTGGGACGAATACCAGGAACTGCTGAAGAGCCCGTTTGCCGATATGGCCAATATCGGTGGCCGTGCCGGTGGCAGCGTCAGCGCCGCCTGCTTCCTGTCGCGCTTTGCCAAAGCTTATGATTGGGCTCACCTGGATATCGCCGGTACCGCATGGCGTGGTGGCAAGGACAAAGGTGCTACCGGTCGCCCGGTGCCAATGCTGGTGCAGTTCCTGCAAGACCGCGCCGACATCGCCCTGGGTAATGTGGTACGCCGCGGCCGTCCCCGTCGTGAAGTGGTAGAAACGACTGAAGATGACGCGGATTGA
- a CDS encoding PrpF domain-containing protein gives MTFTTLPATLMRGGTSKGLFFRADQLPDDPARVQALLVRALGSPDPYGGQLDGLGTGISSTSKIVIIGPSQQPGCHVDYLFGHVAIADALVDWSGNCGNLSAAVPVFALMQQLVAGAPANGPVAVHIWQANIGKKIIAELTMQDGAPVWWGDYRLDGVAFPAAPIKLRFLDPAGGASGKLFPTGRPRDTLALPDGSTLDATLIDAGNPTVFVRATDLGLRGDETGHALSPEQQQKLEWARCAGAVMMKLGPDADTIRRERPATPKISFLSPASQAGCAVTARIVSMGRLHHAYTGTGAIALAAAAAIKNTLAAELCGAPVRGQPFTFAHAGGCQTLEAIVQRHGRSWQVSEVVMTRHARPLMQGTLYIPQQP, from the coding sequence ATGACATTCACCACACTCCCCGCTACGCTGATGCGTGGCGGCACCAGCAAGGGCTTGTTCTTCCGCGCCGACCAGCTACCCGACGACCCGGCCCGCGTACAGGCACTGCTGGTACGCGCGCTGGGCAGCCCCGACCCGTACGGCGGCCAGCTGGACGGCCTGGGCACCGGCATTTCCAGCACCAGCAAGATCGTCATCATCGGCCCATCGCAACAGCCAGGCTGCCACGTGGACTACCTGTTCGGCCACGTGGCCATCGCCGATGCGCTGGTAGACTGGTCCGGCAACTGCGGCAACCTCAGCGCCGCCGTACCGGTGTTTGCGCTGATGCAGCAACTGGTAGCCGGCGCCCCGGCCAACGGCCCGGTGGCAGTACACATCTGGCAAGCCAATATCGGCAAGAAAATCATTGCCGAGCTCACGATGCAGGACGGCGCACCGGTATGGTGGGGCGACTACCGGCTGGACGGCGTCGCCTTCCCCGCCGCGCCGATCAAGCTGCGCTTTCTGGACCCTGCCGGCGGCGCCAGCGGCAAGCTGTTCCCCACCGGCCGCCCGCGCGATACCCTTGCCCTGCCAGACGGCAGCACGCTGGACGCCACCTTGATTGACGCCGGCAACCCTACCGTGTTCGTGCGCGCGACCGACCTGGGCCTGCGCGGTGACGAAACCGGCCACGCGCTCAGCCCCGAACAGCAACAAAAGCTGGAATGGGCGCGTTGCGCCGGCGCGGTGATGATGAAGCTGGGGCCGGACGCCGACACCATCCGGCGCGAACGCCCGGCCACGCCCAAGATCAGCTTTCTGTCCCCCGCCAGCCAGGCCGGCTGCGCCGTGACCGCCCGTATCGTCTCGATGGGCCGCCTGCACCACGCCTACACCGGCACCGGCGCCATCGCGCTGGCAGCTGCTGCCGCCATCAAGAACACGCTGGCGGCCGAGCTGTGCGGCGCCCCGGTACGCGGCCAACCTTTCACTTTTGCCCATGCCGGTGGCTGCCAGACGCTGGAAGCCATCGTGCAACGCCACGGCCGCAGCTGGCAGGTAAGCGAGGTGGTGATGACACGCCACGCGCGGCCACTGATGCAGGGCACGCTGTACATACCGCAGCAGCCTTGA
- a CDS encoding cob(I)yrinic acid a,c-diamide adenosyltransferase — MTDRLSSIITRGGDAGTTGLGDGSRVSKNADRIHALGDVDELNCIIGLLRCESLPEGVDAFLAEVQHDLFDLGSELAVPGYQALQEAQLAMLEHHAAEWNAQLPALKEFILPGGCRAAAVAHQGRAVCRRAERSVVALGEFDTMPALPRQYLNRLSDVLFILSRHLNVAAQVPDVLWLPRRTAG; from the coding sequence ATGACTGACCGCCTGTCCAGCATTATCACGCGTGGTGGTGATGCAGGTACTACCGGCCTGGGTGATGGTAGCCGGGTGTCGAAGAATGCCGACCGTATTCACGCGCTGGGTGATGTTGACGAACTCAATTGCATTATCGGTTTGCTGCGTTGCGAGAGCCTGCCGGAAGGGGTGGATGCCTTCCTGGCCGAGGTGCAGCACGATCTGTTTGATCTGGGCTCCGAGCTTGCCGTGCCAGGTTACCAGGCACTGCAAGAGGCCCAGCTGGCCATGCTGGAACACCACGCCGCCGAATGGAACGCACAATTGCCCGCGCTGAAGGAGTTCATTTTGCCTGGCGGGTGTCGTGCTGCCGCAGTGGCTCATCAGGGCCGGGCTGTATGTCGCCGTGCCGAGCGCAGTGTGGTGGCGCTGGGCGAGTTTGATACCATGCCAGCCTTGCCGCGCCAGTACCTGAACCGCCTGTCTGATGTGCTGTTCATCCTGTCGCGGCACCTGAATGTGGCTGCCCAGGTGCCAGATGTATTGTGGCTGCCAAGGCGGACAGCCGGCTAA
- a CDS encoding complex I NDUFA9 subunit family protein translates to MKIAIIGGAGFVGSHIAEHLTRDGHALTLATRNRERHKATLIPLPHAELRECNVHEPAQLAALLAGHDAVISMVGILHGSRDAFERAHVQLVEKIIAACQASGIRRLVHISALGASEQAPSDYQQTKGKAERLIEASGLDYTILRPSVIFGAGDNFLNMFAKLAATAPFLPIGGADTRFAPVWVDDVARAVAASLARPATVGRKLDLAGPGTYMLRQLVAYAANLSGHPRTIIALPEWAAMLQATLLGLLPGPALLSADNVRSLRVDNVSEQPFPAALLGFTPTALEAVAPFYLGEQECNLTLDRYRARAAR, encoded by the coding sequence ATGAAAATAGCCATTATCGGCGGCGCCGGCTTCGTCGGCAGCCACATAGCAGAACACCTTACCCGTGACGGCCACGCGCTGACGCTGGCCACCCGCAACCGCGAACGCCACAAGGCCACGCTGATCCCGCTGCCGCACGCCGAGCTGCGCGAGTGCAATGTGCACGAGCCGGCTCAGCTGGCCGCGCTGCTGGCCGGCCACGACGCCGTGATCAGCATGGTGGGCATCCTGCACGGTAGTCGCGACGCCTTCGAGCGCGCCCACGTGCAGCTGGTGGAAAAAATCATTGCCGCCTGCCAGGCAAGTGGCATTCGCCGCCTGGTGCACATCAGCGCACTAGGCGCCAGCGAACAGGCCCCCAGCGACTACCAGCAAACCAAGGGCAAGGCCGAACGGCTGATCGAAGCCAGCGGCCTGGACTACACCATCCTGCGCCCGTCGGTGATCTTTGGCGCCGGCGACAACTTCCTCAATATGTTTGCCAAACTGGCTGCTACGGCGCCATTTCTGCCGATTGGCGGTGCCGATACCCGCTTTGCCCCGGTATGGGTAGACGACGTCGCCCGCGCCGTAGCCGCCAGCCTGGCGCGCCCGGCCACCGTTGGCCGCAAGCTGGACCTGGCCGGCCCCGGCACCTACATGCTGCGCCAGCTGGTAGCCTACGCGGCCAACCTGTCCGGCCACCCGCGTACCATCATCGCTCTGCCGGAATGGGCCGCCATGCTGCAAGCCACGCTACTGGGCCTGCTGCCCGGCCCCGCCTTGCTCAGCGCCGACAATGTGCGCTCGCTGCGGGTGGATAACGTCAGCGAGCAACCCTTCCCCGCCGCGTTGCTGGGCTTTACCCCCACCGCGCTGGAAGCGGTAGCACCGTTCTATCTGGGCGAGCAGGAATGCAACCTGACGCTGGACCGCTACCGCGCCAGGGCCGCCCGCTGA
- a CDS encoding multifunctional CCA addition/repair protein — translation MKCYIVGGAVRDRLLGLPVKDRDWVVVGATPEAMLARGFKPVGKDFPVFLHPHTHEEYALARTERKVGRGYHGFTFHAAPDVTLEEDLIRRDLTVNAIAQDDDGTLIDPYGGVADVQAGVLRHVSPAFAEDPVRILRLARFAARFGFTVAPETQALMQQMVANGEVDALVAERVWQELAKGLMTDRPSRMLLTLRDCGALARLLPEVDALFGVPQRADYHPEIDTGDHVMRVLDYSASQGQPLPVRFAALMHDLGKARTPADVLPRHIGHEPRGEAPLLALCERLRVPAECRDLARITALYHTKVHTAFQLRPDTVLGLLRDCDALRRPERFAQLLAACVADARGRLHFEQCDYPQAGYLAAMLAAAQAVDAGAVAKACTDKKNIAQAVDAARVAAIAQAKKTYPHPA, via the coding sequence ATGAAGTGCTATATCGTCGGCGGTGCCGTGCGCGACCGCCTGCTGGGCCTGCCGGTAAAAGACCGTGACTGGGTGGTGGTAGGCGCCACGCCGGAAGCCATGCTGGCGCGCGGTTTCAAGCCGGTGGGCAAGGACTTTCCGGTATTCCTGCACCCGCACACCCACGAGGAGTACGCACTGGCGCGCACCGAGCGCAAGGTTGGCCGCGGCTACCACGGCTTTACCTTCCACGCCGCGCCCGACGTCACGCTAGAAGAGGACCTGATCCGCCGCGACCTCACAGTCAACGCCATCGCCCAGGACGACGACGGCACGCTGATCGACCCCTACGGCGGCGTGGCCGACGTACAGGCCGGCGTGCTGCGCCACGTCAGCCCGGCCTTTGCCGAAGACCCGGTGCGCATCCTGCGCCTGGCGCGCTTTGCTGCCCGCTTCGGCTTTACCGTGGCACCGGAAACGCAAGCACTGATGCAGCAGATGGTGGCCAACGGCGAAGTAGACGCACTGGTGGCCGAGCGCGTGTGGCAGGAACTGGCCAAGGGCCTGATGACCGACAGGCCGTCGCGCATGCTGCTGACCTTGCGTGACTGTGGCGCCCTGGCGCGGCTGCTGCCCGAAGTGGACGCGCTGTTCGGCGTACCGCAACGCGCCGACTACCACCCGGAAATCGACACCGGCGACCACGTGATGCGCGTGCTGGACTACAGCGCCAGCCAGGGCCAGCCGCTGCCGGTGCGTTTTGCCGCGCTGATGCACGACCTGGGCAAGGCGCGTACGCCGGCCGACGTCCTGCCGCGCCACATCGGCCACGAACCGCGTGGCGAAGCGCCGCTGCTGGCGCTGTGCGAACGGCTGCGCGTCCCCGCCGAATGCCGCGACCTGGCACGCATTACCGCGCTGTACCACACCAAGGTGCACACGGCCTTTCAGCTACGCCCGGACACCGTACTGGGCCTGCTGCGCGACTGCGACGCGCTGCGGCGGCCGGAACGCTTTGCCCAGCTGCTGGCCGCCTGCGTGGCCGACGCCCGTGGCCGCCTGCACTTCGAGCAGTGCGATTACCCGCAGGCCGGCTACCTGGCCGCCATGTTGGCCGCAGCCCAGGCGGTGGATGCCGGCGCAGTAGCCAAAGCCTGTACCGACAAGAAAAACATCGCCCAGGCCGTGGACGCCGCCCGTGTAGCTGCCATCGCCCAGGCCAAGAAAACCTACCCGCACCCGGCATGA
- a CDS encoding EAL domain-containing protein, with protein sequence MPFHILIAEDSTSQREALAALCRTLPDVEVHEASDGRWAAQLARKLTQLDLVITDINMPGMDGIELIQQLSRHVQLPSLLLLSGHVPELLSNCMRAAEELGFANIAYLAKPFEVDTLLREVQQLLLQRQGPGTAEHAIPLSEIFTGLAHNQFCAHFQPIYNQHEHRAVQVEALARWQHPAYGLLGPASFIDRLEHEGFIVLLTRRIVQTSLDLLTRNPWAQDLRLSINLSRGLLDDAEFFDWLIKEVEERQIPPRQIVLEITETMAFSNLGNTLAALLRLRMRGFELSLDDFGAGHTNLEQLKDLPITELKLDRSLIKNIHQAHRTQSILDGIIRIGQQLQLRMVAEGIDNPHDLAYLQGRYPELELQGFYLGRPVASSELSSHLGYANRPASA encoded by the coding sequence ATGCCTTTCCATATCCTTATTGCAGAAGACAGCACCAGCCAGCGCGAGGCTCTGGCTGCACTGTGCCGGACGCTACCGGACGTTGAAGTGCACGAAGCCTCGGATGGCCGCTGGGCCGCCCAGCTGGCGCGCAAACTCACGCAACTGGATCTGGTGATTACCGACATCAATATGCCGGGCATGGATGGCATAGAGCTGATCCAGCAGCTATCGCGCCATGTGCAGCTGCCATCGCTGCTGCTATTGAGCGGGCATGTGCCCGAGTTGCTGTCCAACTGCATGCGCGCGGCCGAGGAGCTGGGCTTTGCCAATATTGCCTACCTGGCCAAACCTTTCGAGGTCGATACCCTGCTACGCGAGGTGCAACAGCTACTATTACAGCGCCAGGGGCCGGGTACGGCCGAACACGCGATTCCGCTGTCCGAGATTTTTACCGGGCTGGCGCATAACCAGTTCTGTGCACACTTCCAGCCCATTTACAACCAGCATGAACACCGAGCCGTACAGGTCGAGGCGCTGGCACGCTGGCAGCACCCGGCCTATGGCTTGCTGGGGCCGGCCAGTTTCATCGACCGGCTGGAGCATGAAGGCTTTATCGTGCTGCTGACCCGGCGCATCGTGCAAACCAGCCTAGACTTGCTGACCCGCAACCCGTGGGCACAAGACCTGCGGCTGTCGATCAACCTGTCGCGCGGGCTACTGGACGATGCCGAGTTTTTTGACTGGCTGATCAAAGAGGTCGAGGAGCGGCAGATACCGCCACGGCAAATCGTACTGGAGATTACCGAGACCATGGCGTTCAGCAACCTGGGGAATACGCTGGCGGCGCTGCTGCGCCTGCGCATGCGCGGCTTCGAGCTGTCGCTGGACGATTTTGGCGCCGGGCACACCAACCTGGAACAGCTGAAAGACCTGCCGATTACCGAGCTGAAGCTGGACCGCTCGCTAATCAAGAACATCCACCAGGCGCACCGTACGCAGAGCATCCTGGACGGCATTATCCGCATTGGCCAGCAGCTGCAGTTACGCATGGTGGCCGAAGGCATAGACAACCCGCACGACCTGGCCTATCTGCAAGGCCGCTACCCCGAGCTGGAACTGCAAGGCTTTTATCTGGGGCGGCCGGTGGCTTCCAGCGAACTCTCCTCGCACCTAGGTTACGCCAACCGGCCTGCCAGCGCCTGA